A single genomic interval of Croceibacter atlanticus HTCC2559 harbors:
- a CDS encoding 6-pyruvoyl trahydropterin synthase family protein, translating into MSHIRITKQFSFETGHALYGYDGKCKNVHGHSYKLSVTVIGTPISDTSHVKFGMVIDFGDLKKIVKEEIVDVYDHATVFNKNTPHVDLAKELSNRGHNVLLVDYQPTSEMMVTDFAEKIKTRLPEHISLHSLKLQETETSFAEWYASDNM; encoded by the coding sequence ATGAGTCACATAAGAATAACAAAACAATTCTCTTTTGAAACCGGTCACGCACTTTATGGTTACGATGGTAAATGCAAAAATGTACATGGTCATAGCTATAAGTTAAGCGTTACAGTTATCGGAACACCTATAAGCGATACCTCACACGTAAAGTTTGGTATGGTGATAGATTTTGGAGACCTTAAAAAGATTGTAAAAGAAGAGATTGTAGATGTTTATGATCACGCTACTGTATTTAACAAAAATACACCACACGTGGATCTTGCAAAAGAACTTAGCAACAGAGGGCACAATGTACTTTTAGTAGACTACCAACCTACTAGTGAAATGATGGTAACAGATTTTGCTGAAAAAATTAAAACTAGATTACCAGAGCATATTTCTCTACATTCCCTAAAGCTTCAGGAAACCGAAACGAGTTTTGCAGAGTGGTATGCAAGCGATAATATGTAA
- a CDS encoding 2OG-Fe(II) oxygenase, giving the protein MSTTQLFEDITFTENESYERIISDLITKKYSIVDDFFTLEEVSTLKESLLIKYEEDSFKKSAIGNYTNQEIDKTIRGDFILWIDEKKEEPTEQLFFAKVNSLVSYLNKTCFLGILTKEFHYAVYPTGTFYKRHLDTFQNDDRRKLSMVFYLNEDGWLPEFGGELTLYLDGGDKTILPLPGRVVIFESQVIEHEVKRVMANERLSITGWLKTR; this is encoded by the coding sequence GTGAGCACAACACAACTTTTTGAAGATATTACGTTTACAGAAAACGAAAGTTACGAGCGTATTATAAGTGACCTCATCACTAAAAAATACAGTATAGTAGATGATTTTTTTACTCTTGAAGAGGTTTCGACTTTAAAAGAATCTTTATTAATAAAGTATGAAGAAGATTCTTTTAAAAAATCTGCTATTGGCAATTATACCAATCAAGAAATAGACAAAACCATTAGAGGTGATTTTATTTTATGGATCGATGAGAAAAAGGAAGAGCCAACAGAGCAGTTGTTTTTTGCTAAAGTGAATAGCTTGGTATCTTATTTAAACAAAACTTGCTTCTTAGGCATACTAACCAAGGAGTTTCATTATGCTGTTTACCCTACCGGAACATTTTATAAAAGGCATTTAGATACTTTTCAAAATGATGATAGGAGAAAACTTTCTATGGTGTTTTATTTAAATGAAGATGGTTGGTTGCCAGAATTTGGTGGAGAGCTCACACTGTATTTAGATGGAGGCGACAAAACTATTTTACCGTTGCCAGGACGCGTGGTTATTTTTGAAAGTCAAGTCATAGAACATGAG